A window of the Henckelia pumila isolate YLH828 chromosome 3, ASM3356847v2, whole genome shotgun sequence genome harbors these coding sequences:
- the LOC140889652 gene encoding glucan endo-1,3-beta-glucosidase 8-like: MKKPYSSSSFLILGLCMVSCADAFIGINWGRLSSQRLIPSMVVDLLLQNGITDVRIFQQVSNVLEAFYNSGINATFGLSNSVLDNYLNPSTVQWWIDNKIIKYDNIMKFRYVTIGNNPFSPMFSDKMYFNSIPALKNLQKGLNANGKRDIKATIPHYTDVLTVTATSKPSEVDFRPDIKEAMVDYVRFLGEEEAPFMLAIFPIDYINSNGLDIDFGFMDNKSKHKIKDINATYTNVFELLYDSLHWALNKAGAGKVKILIGGIGWPTDSYPGASVENAQRFYKSFLPFIASGVGTPMRPNESIEVFLNTLSDENQMPLKMGLYHRHWGIYKFNGEPKYKIDFSGKGGGEYPSIAKGVIHMPNRWCVFNKKFDDPTLVQSMKDMACNVSDCSSLDGGGSCSKLSYEDKISYAFNGYFQTKGQASQTTNEKCDLGGLGVVVSEDPSDGTCEFPVEILSAEYAIEGATFGSVDSGGERSVHAGGWASALVLLILLIRILLQFKQQEYSLTTT; the protein is encoded by the exons ATGAAGAAGCCATATTCGAGCAGCTCGTTCTTGATATTGGGGTTGTGCATGGTTTCATGCGCGGATGCATTTATAGGCATAAACTGGGGAAGATTGAGCTCCCAAAGACTAATCCCTTCCATGGTGGTTGATTTGCTGTTACAGAATGGGATTACAGATGTCAGGATTTTTCAGCAAGTAAGCAATGTTTTGGAGGCTTTCTATAACAGTGGAATCAATGCTACATTCGGCCTCTCCAATAGCGTATTGGATAATTATTTAAACCCATCCACAGTACAATGGTGGATAGATAACAAGATAATCAAGTATGACAATATAATGAAATTCCG gTATGTCACCATTGGAAACAATCCCTTTTCTCCAATGTTCAGCGACAAGATGTACTTCAACTCAATACCTGCCTTGAAGAATCTGCAAAAAGGCCTCAACGCCAACGGCAAAAGAGATATCAAAGCAACAATCCCACATTACACAGATGTCCTCACCGTGACAGCTACTTCGAAGCCATCGGAAGTCGACTTCCGGCCCGATATCAAAGAGGCAATGGTCGACTACGTGAGGTTCCTTGGAGAAGAGGAAGCCCCTTTCATGTTGGCCATTTTCCCCATCGACTACATCAACAGCAACGGCTTGGATATTGATTTCGGGTTTATGGACAACAAATCGAAACACAAAATAAAAGACATAAACGCCACCTACACTAATGTATTCGAGTTGCTATACGATTCACTGCATTGGGCTTTGAACAAAGCCGGCGCGGGGAAAGTGAAAATCTTGATCGGAGGCATCGGTTGGCCTACGGACAGTTACCCCGGAGCCAGCGTCGAAAACGCGCAACGTTTTTACAAATCCTTCCTCCCTTTCATCGCCAGCGGCGTGGGGACACCCATGAGACCCAATGAGAGCATCGAAGTTTTCTTGAACACACTGTCTGATGAAAACCAGATGCCTCTCAAAATGGGTTTGTACCACCGTCACTGGGGGATCTATAAATTCAACGGCGAGCCCAAATACAAGATCGATTTCTCCGGAAAAGGAGGGGGCGAATATCCCAGCATCGCTAAAGGAGTGATACACATGCCCAATAGATGGTGTGTGTTCAATAAGAAGTTCGATGACCCTACGTTGGTGCAGTCTATGAAGGATATGGCATGCAACGTTTCGGATTGCTCGAGCTTGGACGGGGGAGGATCGTGCTCCAAATTATCGTACGAAGACAAGATTTCTTACGCGTTCAACGGATACTTTCAGACCAAGGGGCAGGCGTCTCAGACCACGAACGAAAAATGCGACTTGGGTGGGCTGGGGGTGGTGGTGTCTGAAGATCCGTCTGACGGGACGTGTGAGTTTCCGGTGGAGATTTTGTCGGCCGAATACGCCATTGAAGGTGCGACGTTTGGCTCCGTGGATAGCGGCGGGGAGAGATCAGTGCATGCAGGAGGGTGGGCATCTGCATTAGTACTGTTGATTCTGCTAATTCGGATCCTTCTTCAATTCAAACAACAAGAGTACTCTTTGACGACTACTTAA